One Urocitellus parryii isolate mUroPar1 chromosome 8, mUroPar1.hap1, whole genome shotgun sequence DNA window includes the following coding sequences:
- the LOC113176114 gene encoding actin-related protein 2/3 complex subunit 3, protein LDLAPLSPNPSAAKVPAYHSSLMDPDTKLIGNMALWSIRSQFKGPAPRETKDTDVVDEAIYYFKANVFFKNYEIKNEADRTLIYITLYISECLKKLQKCNSKSQGEKEMYTLGITNFPIPGEPGFLLNAIYAKPANKQEDQVMRAYLQQLRQETGLRLCEEVFDPQNDKPSKWWTCFVKRQFINKSLSGPGQ, encoded by the coding sequence CTAGATCTTGCTCCTCTGAGTCCAAACCCCAGCGCCGCCAAGGTGCCGGCTTACCACTCTTCCCTCATGGACCCTGACACCAAACTCATTGGAAACATGGCCCTGTGGTCTATCAGAAGTCAGTTCAAAGGGCCTGCCCCTAGAGAGACAAAAGATACAGATGTTGTGGATGAAGCCATCTATTACTTCAAGGCCAATGTCTTCTTCAAGAACTATGAAATTAAGAATGAAGCTGATAGGACCTTGATATATATCACCCTCTACATTTCTGAGTGTCTAAAGAAACTCCAAAAGTGCAATTCCAAAAGCCAAGGTGAGAAAGAAATGTATACCCTGGGAATCACTAATTTTCCCATTCCTGGAGAGCCTGGTTTTCTACTTAATGCAATTTATGCCAAACCTGCGAACAAACAGGAAGACCAAGTCATGCGAGCCTACCTACAGCAGCTAAGGCAAGAGACTGGACTGAGACTTTGTGAGGAAGTTTTTGACCCTCAGAATGATAAACCCAGCAAGTGGTGGACTTGCTTTGTGAAGAGACAGTTCATAAACAAGAGTCTTTCAGGACCTGGGCAATGA